A genome region from Vulpes lagopus strain Blue_001 chromosome 7, ASM1834538v1, whole genome shotgun sequence includes the following:
- the S1PR2 gene encoding sphingosine 1-phosphate receptor 2 has protein sequence MGNLYSEYLSPNKVREHYNYTKETLDTQETASRQAALVIIIILCFAIVVENLLVLIAVARNSKFHSAMYLFLGNLAASDLLTGVAFVANTLLSGPVTLGLTPIQWFAREGSAFITLSASVFSLLAIAIERHVAIAKVKLYGSDKSCRMLLLIGASWLISVALGGLPILGWNCLGHLEACSTVLPLYTKHYVLCVVTIFSVILLAIVALYVRIYCVVRSSQADVAGPQTLALLKTVTIVLGVFIVCWLPAFSILLLDYACPVRSCPILYKAHYFFAFATLNSLLNPVIYTWRSRDLRREVLRPLQCCKQAAGVQGRRGGTPGHQLLPLRSSSSLERGTHMPTSPMFLEDNTIV, from the coding sequence ATGGGCAACCTGTACTCAGAGTACCTAAGCCCCAACAAGGTCCGGGAACACTATAATTACACCAAGGAGACGCTGGACACTCAGGAGACGGCCTCCCGCCAGGCGGCAttggtcatcatcatcatcctctgcTTTGCCATCGTAGTAGAGAACCTGCTGGTGCTGATTGCAGTTGCTCGCAACAGCAAGTTCCACTCAGCCATGTACCTGTTCCTGGGCAACCTGGCTGCCTCGGACTTGCTGACTGGAGTGGCCTTCGTAGCTAATACTTTGCTCTCGGGCCCGGTCACCCTGGGGCTGACACCCATACAGTGGTTTGCCCGAGAGGGCTCTGCCTTCATCACACTCTCCGCCTCCGTCTTCAGCCTCTTGGCCATTGCCATTGAGCGGCACGTGGCCATTGCCAAGGTCAAGCTCTACGGCAGCGACAAGAGCTGCCGCATGCTGCTGCTTATCGGAGCCTCGTGGCTCATCTCGGTTGCTCTCGGGGGCTTGCCCATCCTCGGCTGGAACTGCCTGGGCCATCTCGAGGCCTGTTCCACTGTTCTGCCGCTTTATACCAAGCACTATGTGCTCTGCGTGGTAACCATCTTCTCTGTCATCTTATTGGCCATCGTCGCTCTGTATGTCCGAATCTACTGTGTGGTCCGCTCCAGCCAGGCCGATGTGGCTGGCCCACAGACGCTGGCCCTGCTCAAGACGGTCACCATTGTGCTGGGGGTCTTCATCGTCTGCTGGCTGCCTGCCTTTAGCATCCTGCTCCTGGACTATGCCTGTCCTGTCCGGTCCTGCCCCATCCTCTACAAGGCCCACTACTTCTTTGCCTTCGCCACCCTGAACTCATTGCTTAACCCTGTCATCTACACATGGCGCAGCCGGGACCTGCGGCGGGAGGTACTGCGGCCACTGCAGTGCTGCAAGCAGGCGGCAGGGGTTCAAGGACGGCGGGGTGGGACCCCGGGCCATCAGCTCCTGCCTCTCCGCAGCTCCAGCTCACTGGAGAGGGGCACGCACATGCCCACGTCGCCCATGTTTCTGGAGGACAACACGATAGTCTGA
- the MRPL4 gene encoding 39S ribosomal protein L4, mitochondrial: MLRLVRAAARAWRRPTGCRGLNAVAEEAVPQAAEPEAVGSAGPQEPVLRRCELPVPAPRRPVQAWVESLRGYEQERVGLAELHPEVFSTAPRLDILHQVAIWQRNFKRISYAKTKTRAEVQGGGRKPWPQKGSGRSRHGSIRSPIWRGGGIAHGPRGPTSYYYMLPMKVRVQGLKVALTVKLAQDDLHIVDSLELPTSDPQYLTELARYRHWGDSVLLVDLAYEDMPQNVVAATAGLKTFNLIPAVGLNVYSMLKHQTLVLTLQTLAFLEEKLLWHDSRYTPLYPFRLPYCDFP; encoded by the exons ATGCTGCGGCTAGTCCGGGCCGCGGCGCGGGCCTGGCGCCGGCCCACGGGCTGCCGG GGCTTGAACGCGGTGGCGGAAGAGGCGGTGCCGCAGGCGGCCGAGCCGGAGGCCGTAGGGAGCGCGG GTCCCCAGGAGCCCGTGCTGCGCAGGTGCGAGCTCCCGGTACCGGCGCCCCGGCGTCCGGTGCAGGCCTGGGTGGAGTCCCTTCGGGGCTACGAGCAGGAGCGCGTGGGTCTGGCCGAGCTGCACCCCGAAGTTTTCTCCACAGCGCCCAG GTTGGATATCTTGCACCAGGTTGCCATCTGGCAGAGGAACTTTAAGAGAATT AGCTACGCTAAGACCAAGACCAGGGCCGAGGTGCAGGGTGGAGGCCGGAAGCCTTGGCCACAAAAAGGCAGTGGGCGCTCTAGGCATGGCAGCATCCGTTCCCCCATCTGGcgaggag GAGGCATTGCCCATGGCCCCCGTGGTCCCACCAGCTACTACTATATGCTGCCCATGAAAGTGCGGGTGCAGGGCCTCAAGGTGGCGCTGACGGTCAAGCTGGCCCAG GATGACCTGCACATTGTAGACTCCCTGGAGCTGCCAACCTCGGACCCCCAGTACCTGACAGAGCTGGCCCGCTACCGCCACTGGGGTGACTCCGTGCTCCTTGTGGACCT AGCATACGAGGACATGCCTCAGAACGTCGTGGCGGCCACCGCCGGGCTCAAGACTTTCAACCTAATCCCGGCTGTCG gCCTGAATGTGTACAGCATGCTCAAACACCAGACCCTGGTTCTGACCCTGCAGACCTTGGCCTTCCTGGAGGAGAAGCTGCTCTGGCATGACTCGCGCTACACACCCCTCTACCCCTTCCGCCTACCCTACTGCGACTTCCCCTGA